Sequence from the Deltaproteobacteria bacterium genome:
CGATGCCGCACCAGAAGGCATAGCCCGTGCGCGCGCCCGCGGAGCACACGTTGGTGTGGCTGTTGTGCGCGTCGATGCCCCAGGCGTGCATGATGCGCTGGTGGTAGAGCAATTCATGGCCGGGCCGCCCCACGTGGTACATGATCTCGTTGCGCCGGTCCTCCTCCAGGGCCTTGCGGATGCGCGCCGCCATGTCGTCCAGCACCTCGTCCCAGGTGACCCGCTCCCACTGGCCGCCGCCCCGGTGTCCCGCGCGCTTCATGGGGTAGAGGATGCGCTCGGCGTCGTACACCTGGTTGATGGTGGCCGGCCCCTTGGCGCAGTTCCGCCCGCGGCTTCCCGGATGCTCCGGATTGCCCTCGAACTTGCGGATCTTGAGGGTGTCCTTGTCCACGTAGGCCAGCAGCCCGCATGCCGCCTCGCAGTTGAAGCAGATGGTGGGGATCAGGTCGTAGCGGCGCTCCACGCGCCTGGGCCACGCGGCCGCGTCGTACTCGGTCCAGTCCAGCCAGCGCTCGCGCGGCGGGAAGTTGCGCAGGCCGCCCTCGGGCGGTTCCAGGTTGGCGGCGTCGGGGCTCAGGGGTTGCGGTTCGTTTTTCATGACGGTGGTTTTCCTAACGGTCTTCGAAGCTCGATGGTCACGGAAGCCAGCGCTTCAAGGCGGTCTGCTAGCTGAGGGGTACGGCTTGCCCGGCTTCGACCCACAGGCTCTCGAACGCCCACAGTCCGACCAGGGCCAACAGCGCGGACAAGGGATGCAGCAACCATGAGGCCTCGGCCTGCGCCCCGGCCCACAGCAGGAAGATCACCGGCAGGAGGATGCCGACGGCCATGAACAGGCCCCAGAACTTCTCCTTGAGCGCGCCGCAGGTGAGCAACTCGGTGGCGCGCCGCACGTCCTCGCTGATGGGCGTGAGTCCGATCTCTCCCAGCACCAGCCCGCCGGTGATGATCAGCGACACCATGAGCACGGTGGTCAGGGTCGTCATCGCGGCGCTGTCGAGCCCGCCGGCGAGGCCCACCAGGATCAGCGTGGCGGCGCCGGCGGTGACCGCCTGGACCATGAGATGCCAGAAGAAGAGCGGGCTCTGCCACAGGTCCCGTCCCTTGGCCTGCGCGAACAGGAACGCGGTGTAGCCCGCGGCGCCGATGCCGAAGACGACGCAGGCCGCCACCACCCATCCCGGCACGGGCGCGCCGCCGATGCCGTAGGCGAGCCACACGAGGCTCACCAGCGAGTAGGCCATCAGGATGTAGCCGCCCAGCACCAGCCATGAACGCGGGTTGGGTTTGGTGATCAGGTAGTAGAAGCGGTCGGGGCGCTTGAGGTCGAACACGAGAAAGCCGGTGGTGAGGCCGGTGAAGATCAGTGCCAGCACCGGGCCGGCGATGTTCAGCAGCGGGCCGTCCTGGAGCCGTCCCAGGACCATCAGCAGCGCCGCCACCAGCAGCACGCCGGCGCCGATGGACTTGGTCCAGAGATAGGCCGCGATCTTGGAGCCCCAGGGCCGCGGATGCGGCACGTCGTAGACCTCCCGCGCGCCGCCGGGGACCGGGCTTCCGTGCCTGGAAGCGGAGAGGGCGTAGAGGTCTTCGCCCGGATACTTGTCGGCCCAGAAATGGGTGTCGGCGGTCTCGGTCATGGTGGGCTGCAGCGCGTCCTCCTCGACGCCGACGTAGAAGAGCTTGGGGTTAGTGCCCTTGTGGGGCTTGCGCAACGACACCTTGCGCGTGGCCACGGTGCGGGAGATGCGGCTGTCGGGGTCGTCGAGATCGCCCGACATGATCGCCTGGGTGGGGCACACGACCTCGCACGCGGGTTGCAGCCCCAACTCCACGCGGTGCGCGCAGAAGTTGCACTTGGCCGCGGTGTTGTGGTCGGGGTCGATGTACAGCGCGTCGTAGGGACACGCCTGCATGCACGACTTGCAGCCGATGCAGCGCTCGTTGTCGAAGTCGACGATGCCGTTGGGGCTGCGGTAGAGCGCCACCGTGGGACAGATCTCGACGCACGGCGCGTCGTCGCAGTGGTTGCACCGGAGCACCGCGAAGTGGCGGCTGGTGGCCGGGAACGCGCCTTTCTCGATGTACTTGACCCAGGTGCGGTTCACCCCCAAGGGCACGTCGTGCTCGTCCTTGCACGCCACGGTGCATGCGTGGCAGCCGATGCAGCGGTCCTGGTCGATGACGAATCCGTAACGCATGAAGTCCCTCCAAAGCGGGTATATATCCGCCGGGACTCGCGGCAGTCAAACCGCGTGCGTGCCGCGGAACACCGCGATTGCCGCGGAACAGGCTGTGTCAAACGTCGACCGGACAAGAATTGGCACCAAACCCCCGAATCGTCATTCCCGCGGAACAGGCTGTGTCAAAACCCGCGAGGCACAGCCCCCGAAGAGTCATTCCCGCGGAAGCGGGAATCCAGGGGTGGGAGGCGGGGAAACGCCGCTGTAGTGCCCCACCACCGCCCCGACCCTTGCTCGACCGAAGCGAACCCGCTAGAACCCTCTGCCATGTCGAAGCTCCACAGCCTTCGAGACGCCATCGCCCGGGAGGTCGAGGACGGCATGTCCGTCTTCATGGGAGCCGCTCTGGAGTCCCTGATCCCCTTCGCCGCCGGTTACGAGATCATGCGTCAGCGCAAGCGCGGCCTGACGCTGATGACCACCATCTCGGACATGCAGTTCGACCAGCTTATCGGCGCGGGCTGCGCGGACAAGGTGTGCGGTGCCTGGGTCGGGAACGTGGCGGCGGGCCTCGGGCACAACTACCGGCGCGCGGTGGAGCGCGGCGAGCCGGGGCCGCTGGCGGTGGAGAACCATTCCAACTTCTCCATGGCCCTGGGCCTCAAGGCCGCGGCCATGGGGGTGCCGTACCTGCCCACCCGGACGCTCATGGGCAGCGACTTCGGCGAGGAGGCGTCGTTCGCCGGCGTGCGCTGTCCGTTTACCGGGGAGCGCCTGCTCGCGGTGCGGGCGGTGAGGCCCGACGTCGCCATCCTGCACGTGCAGCGGGCCGACGAAGAGGGCAACGCCCACGTGTGGGGCAACCTGGGGGTCACCCAGGACGCGGCCATGGCGGCGGGCAAGGTGGTGCTCACCTGCGAGGAGATCGTGCCCCACGAAGTGATCCTGAGCGACCCCAACCGCACGTTGATCCCGGGTTTCCTGGTGGCGGCCGTGGCCTGCGTCCCGCTGGGCTCCCATCCGTCGCCGACCCAGGGGTACAGCCGGCGCGACGACGACTTCTACTTCGACTATCATGCGCGCTCCCGGGACCGGGCCGGGTTCGAGGAGTGGTTGAATCACTGGGTCCTGGGGGTGAAGGACCACGACGGCTACATCCAGCGGCTCGGGAGCGAGCGGGTCGCCGGGCTCGAGCCGCGCGACCGCCACATGGCCGCGCCGGTGAGCTACGCGTTCTGACGATTCGCACCAGGCCGGCGAACCTCGAATCGTTTGCCGAACGCGGTGGCCGCGCCCATTGAATCGCGGCGCGGGGAATGCTACCGGGTCTGGAGCGGCGGAGGCGGAGGCATCGCGACCCTCCCGTGACAATCCCGGATTCAAGTCCGGAGTGACGACCCATGGACTACACGCGGCGAGAGCTCATGGTCATTGCAGCGGCGCGCGAGATTCGCGACGGCGAACGCGTCTTCGTGGGCATGCGCCTGCCGTTGCTGGGCTTCGCGGTGGCCAAGGAACTGCACGCCCCGGGCGCCGTCGGCATCTTCGAGAGCGGCGTGCTGCGGGACTGGCCGGCGCTGAAACCCATCTTCACCATGAGCGATCCGCCCAACGTGGCGGGGGCGCTCTACTGCTGCGGCCTGATCGAGGTCATGAGCCTCCTCCAGAGCGGCCGCGTGGAGATGGGGTTCATCGGTGGCGCCGAGGTCGATCGCCACGGCAACCTCAACACCCATTGGGTGGGAGACGACGGGCGGCGGCTGCGCCTCCCGGGAAGCGGCGGCGCCGCGGACATCGCCACCCTGGCCGGACGGTGCGTCATCATCATGAACCACGAGCGGCGCCGTTTCGTGCCCCGGGTGCGGTACATCACCTCCCCGGGTTACGGCGACGGCGCCGGCTGGCGCGAGCGCCGCGGCCTGTCGGGCGGCGGCCCGAGCCGCACCATCACCAGCCTCGGCATCTTCTCCTTCGACCCAGCGACGCGGGAGATGCAGATCGAGTCGTTTCATCCCGGCGTCACCGTGCGGGAGCTCCGGGACGAAACGGACTGGCCGCTGAAGGCGGCGCCGGACGTCAGAGAGACTCCGGAGCCGTCCCGGGAAGAGATTCTGGCCGTGAGAAAGTATGACCCCGACGGCGTCTGGACGTCCTGACGCGCGTTCCGGACCCCTGATCGAAACACGATGATCTTCGTCGTCCTCTCCGGTTTCGTCCTGGCCCTGCTGGCGCCGACCCTGTATCGGCTGAGCGCGCGTTGGTCGGGTCTTGTCTTCTCGCTCTTTCCCGCGATCCTGGCGCTCTATTTCCTGAGCCACATGGAAGCCGTGGTGGGCGGGGCGGCGTACCGCGTCACCTATCCCTGGGTGCCGGCCATGGGGCTGGAGCTGTCGTTCAACCTGGACGGCCTCGGCCTCCTGTTCGCCCTGGCCATCACCGTGGTGGGGACGCTGATCATCACCTACGCCGGCAGCTACCTCCACGGCCACCCGTCGCTGCCGCGCTTCTACCTGTTCATCCTCATGTTCATGGCGTCCATGCTGGGCGTCGTGCTGTCCGACAACCTCATCGCGCTGTTCATCTTCTGGGAGCTGACCAGCGTCACCTCCTACTTCCTCATCGGCTTCGAGCACGACAAGGACACCGCGCGGGCCGCGGCGCTGCAGGCGCTGCTGGTGACCGGCAGCGGCGGCCTCGCCCTCATGGCGGGCGTGCTGCTCATGGGGCAGATCGGCGGCAGCTTCGAGATATCGGCCCTGGCCGCGGACAACGCCGCGCTGCAGGGCCACCGGCTCTACCCGCTGGTGCTGGCGCTGGTGTTGGCGGGCGCGTTCACCAAGTCGGCGCAGGTGCCGTTCCACTTCTGGCTGCCGTCGGCCATGGAGGCGCCCACGCCGGTGAGCGCCTACCTGCACTCGGCCACCATGGTGAAGGCGGGGGTCTACCTGCTGGCGCGCCTCAGCCCGGTGCTGGGCGGCAGCGACATCTGGCTCTACGTGGTGACGGGCTTCGGCGCCGCCACCATGCTGGCGAGCGCGTACCAGGCGCTCTACCAGACCGACCTCAAGAAGATCCTGGCCTACTCCACGGTGAGCGTGCTGGGCACTCTCACCATGCTCATCGGCCTGGGCGACAAGCTGGCCATCAAGGCGGCCATGGTGTTCCTCATGGCCCACGTGCTCTACAAGGCCGCGCTCTTCCTGGTGGCCGGCTCCATCGATCACGAGACCGGCACCCGCGACGTCCGGCAACTGGGCGGCCTGCGCAAGACCATGCCCATCATCTGCGCCGGCGCGGCGGTGGGCGCTCTGTCCATGGCCGGGCTGCCGCCGTTCTTCGGCTTCGTCGGCAAGGAGACGCTCTACGAGGCGGTCACCCACGGCAACACGCTGGTGACCGTGGTCGCCGTGCTCACCAGCATGCTGCTGTTCGCGGTGGCGTGGCTGGCTGGCATCCGTCCGTTCTCGGGGGCGGAGACCCACACGCCGAAGCATCCCCACGATCCGCCCTGGACCATGTGGCT
This genomic interval carries:
- a CDS encoding putative monovalent cation/H+ antiporter subunit A; its protein translation is MIFVVLSGFVLALLAPTLYRLSARWSGLVFSLFPAILALYFLSHMEAVVGGAAYRVTYPWVPAMGLELSFNLDGLGLLFALAITVVGTLIITYAGSYLHGHPSLPRFYLFILMFMASMLGVVLSDNLIALFIFWELTSVTSYFLIGFEHDKDTARAAALQALLVTGSGGLALMAGVLLMGQIGGSFEISALAADNAALQGHRLYPLVLALVLAGAFTKSAQVPFHFWLPSAMEAPTPVSAYLHSATMVKAGVYLLARLSPVLGGSDIWLYVVTGFGAATMLASAYQALYQTDLKKILAYSTVSVLGTLTMLIGLGDKLAIKAAMVFLMAHVLYKAALFLVAGSIDHETGTRDVRQLGGLRKTMPIICAGAAVGALSMAGLPPFFGFVGKETLYEAVTHGNTLVTVVAVLTSMLLFAVAWLAGIRPFSGAETHTPKHPHDPPWTMWLGPVFLGCLSVLFGLMPALPEKLLSAAASSVLAEEVHMHLALWHGFNVLLALSLVTFALGVLVYWQIENIKRVTEFALPTVRRGPSHWYALWLRFLNWSAVGQTRVLQNGYLRLYLATIMTVTAVLAWYTFLRYGDVAVVRMDWGDIGVHEWVIGLVALVGAIATVRAQTFLRAVMSLGVVGYSVALIFVLYGAPDLAMTQFLIETLSLILFVFVFYYMPPFKRFSSRVVILRHVAIGTAVGAFFTLLVLVATSVQWNPTISTYFSENSYLMGQGRNIVNVILVDFRGFDTLGEITVLAVAGIGVYSLIRLRLGKGRGS
- a CDS encoding CoA transferase subunit A; protein product: MSKLHSLRDAIAREVEDGMSVFMGAALESLIPFAAGYEIMRQRKRGLTLMTTISDMQFDQLIGAGCADKVCGAWVGNVAAGLGHNYRRAVERGEPGPLAVENHSNFSMALGLKAAAMGVPYLPTRTLMGSDFGEEASFAGVRCPFTGERLLAVRAVRPDVAILHVQRADEEGNAHVWGNLGVTQDAAMAAGKVVLTCEEIVPHEVILSDPNRTLIPGFLVAAVACVPLGSHPSPTQGYSRRDDDFYFDYHARSRDRAGFEEWLNHWVLGVKDHDGYIQRLGSERVAGLEPRDRHMAAPVSYAF
- the nrfD gene encoding polysulfide reductase NrfD; its protein translation is MRYGFVIDQDRCIGCHACTVACKDEHDVPLGVNRTWVKYIEKGAFPATSRHFAVLRCNHCDDAPCVEICPTVALYRSPNGIVDFDNERCIGCKSCMQACPYDALYIDPDHNTAAKCNFCAHRVELGLQPACEVVCPTQAIMSGDLDDPDSRISRTVATRKVSLRKPHKGTNPKLFYVGVEEDALQPTMTETADTHFWADKYPGEDLYALSASRHGSPVPGGAREVYDVPHPRPWGSKIAAYLWTKSIGAGVLLVAALLMVLGRLQDGPLLNIAGPVLALIFTGLTTGFLVFDLKRPDRFYYLITKPNPRSWLVLGGYILMAYSLVSLVWLAYGIGGAPVPGWVVAACVVFGIGAAGYTAFLFAQAKGRDLWQSPLFFWHLMVQAVTAGAATLILVGLAGGLDSAAMTTLTTVLMVSLIITGGLVLGEIGLTPISEDVRRATELLTCGALKEKFWGLFMAVGILLPVIFLLWAGAQAEASWLLHPLSALLALVGLWAFESLWVEAGQAVPLS
- a CDS encoding CoA-transferase; protein product: MDYTRRELMVIAAAREIRDGERVFVGMRLPLLGFAVAKELHAPGAVGIFESGVLRDWPALKPIFTMSDPPNVAGALYCCGLIEVMSLLQSGRVEMGFIGGAEVDRHGNLNTHWVGDDGRRLRLPGSGGAADIATLAGRCVIIMNHERRRFVPRVRYITSPGYGDGAGWRERRGLSGGGPSRTITSLGIFSFDPATREMQIESFHPGVTVRELRDETDWPLKAAPDVRETPEPSREEILAVRKYDPDGVWTS